The genomic interval CTGTCAACGACATCAAGGGCGGCAAGATCGACTTCCGCGTCGACAAGCACTCGAACCTGCACTTCATCATCGGCAAGGTTTCCTTCGACGCCATCAAGCTGGCCGAGAACTACGCAGCAGCACTGGAAGAGGTGCTTCGTTTGAAGCCGTCCGCTTCCAAGGGCCGCTACATCCAGAAGGCCACCGTGGCCACCACGTTCGGTCCCGGCATCTCCGTCGACCCCAACGTCACGAAGGTCCTGACCGAGGTCTAGTCCTCAACAGCACTTCGGCCGGGTTATTCCGGCACACCTAAGGACCGTCCGGCACTGCGCCGGACGGTCCTTTGGTTTAACCCCACTAAACCGTGCGGATGGTTAGGATGGGGCATGACCGGCCAGCAGCTGAAGATCACCGCAGTCGCTATTCCTGCAACGCTCGACGCCGGGACGGACCAAAGTGCCGCCGGCACCGGCGGCGTGATGGACTTCCACGTGTGCCACGCCCTGCGCGAAAAGCATGAGCTGGAGAAATGGGGCGACCTGGACCGCTGCCCCACGGCCATGGAAAGCCTGGAATACTGGCGCGGCAATGAGTATGAGGAACGCCGGCTCTTCATAGCACGGCTGGGCCAGGAAACCGTGGGAACCTGCTCCGTCACCCTGCCCCTGCGTGAGAACACCTACACGGCAGGGATCATGGTGGACGTGGCGGCAGCCTTCCGGCGCCAGGGTTGGGGCCGCCGGCTGCTGGAGCACGCCGAGGCTGTGGCCGCGGAAAGCGGCCGCACTTCCTTGGATGCCTACTGTGAGCTGCCCGCCGGGCCGGTGGAGAACGCGGCCAGGCTGATCCCGGCCAAATCGGGGGCGGGCGGGCTCCCCGCCGATGATCCCGCCGTGGCCTTTGCGGCCGGTGCAGGCTACGAACTCGAGCAGGTGGAGAGGGCCAGCCGGCTCACGCTGCCGGTCCCGGCGAATCAACTCGACACACTGGAGATGGAGGCGTCCGTACGGGCAGCCGGCTACGTCCTGGTGGGCTGGTCTGATACCTGTCCTGACGAACTCGTGACTGAATATGCAGTCCTCAAGAACCGAATGAGCACGGATGTCCCCATTGCCGGGATGGACTGGGAAGCCGAGGACTGGGACCCTGCCAGGGTCCGGCAGGAGGAGCAGTCGAACAGCCGCAGCGGCCTGCAGAGCCAGGTCGCAGCGGCGCTGCACAGGCCTACCGGCAAGCTCGTGGCCTACACGGTCCTGAACTGGCGGCCGGGCATTCCTGCCAGCATTGCCCAGCAGGACACCCTGGTTTCTTCCGGGCACCGCGGGAAGAGGCTGGGATTGCTGATCAAGGCGGCGAACCTCCGAGCCGCCCAGCATCGGTGGCCCGCGGCGCGATCGGTGCTGACATGGAACGCCGCGGAAAACCGGCATATGCTGGCGATAAATAATTTGCTTGGATTCAAACCTGCTGGTTATGAGGGCGAATGGCAGAAACGGCTGGGATGACGCACCTTATGGCAGAAGACGTACGGATCGAGCAGTTGTGGATCCCGGACACCCTGGACGCACCTGACGCGGTGGATTTCCTGGCTGCCGTGGAGGTGGGCCGCAAGGTACGGATGCAGACCTGGGGCAGCGATGACCTCGCGTACACGCCGCTGGAGAAGCTGCTGGAGCTGGCGGATCCCTATGAGCGCCAAGTCATCCTGGTGGCCAAGGCCGGAGAACAGATCATCGGCACGGTGGATATTGCCCTGCCGCTGACCGACAACCTGGACATGGCGGAGTTCACCCTGGACATCCTGCCGGAATTCCAGCGCCAGGGGGTGGGCCGCAAGCTGCTCCTCGCGGCCGAACACCTGGCGCGCAGCGAGGGCCGCACTTTGATCCTCGTTGACACCAACCATCCCGGCGCGTCCCTGCACGAGTTCGAGACGGCCCAGCTGGTGCCGGGTTCAGGCCAGGGCTTTGTGCCGCTGGACAGCCGGGAAGTCGAATTCGCGCGCCGGACCGGCTACACACTTCAGCACATCGAACAGTTCAGCTCCTGTGCACTGCCGCTGGACAGCAAACTCGTGGCCGATCTCCAGGCCGAGGCGGATGAAGCCAACAACGGGCGGTACCGGCTCCATCACTGGACGGACCGTTGCCCGGATGAGTGGCTGGAAGCCGTGGCCGTGCTTGAGAACCAGGCGGGCGCCGACGTCGATCCTTCCCTTGAGACTCCCGTTGAGCAGGACATGGTGTTCGACGGCGGCATCCTCCGCGAGGCCGAAGAGGTCACCATCGCGCAGGGGCGGCGGACGGTGGTCACCGCCGTCGAGCATCTGGCCACCGGGGCCCTGGTGGGCCTGACCACCATCAGCGTCCTGGCCCACCGGCCCGATGTGGTGTTCCAGGACGACACCCTGGTCCTGCAGGAGCACCGGGGGAACAAGCTGGGGCTGCTCATCAAGGTGGCCAACATGGAGCGCCTCACCGAGCAGTTCCCCGATGCCCGTGTCATCTACACCTGGAACGCCCCCGAGAACAGGTACCTGCTGACTGTCAACCAGCAGCTCGGCTTCACCACGGCCGGCGTGACCGGCATCTGGCAGAAAGAGCTCCCATACCTGGGGACCAGCAAGAGCTGAGGCCGATTTGGTGGTCCGGCAGCCCGTCCCGTAAGCTTGAACTACCAAAGACCGTCGGTTGTTGGAAATCCATTCTCCTGAACGCAGCTCAACTCTGCAGTTGCGTGCGGGAGGTCAAATGTATTTCTGGACGAAGGACCCTGAACATAGGGCGGCCGGCGCAGGTGAACGAAGCAACGCTCCACGGTGAATGCCGTGTTGAGCCAAGCCCCGTGCATCTGCGCGGGGCGTTTTTTAGTTTTAGCTCATCTGAGCGGGGACCGTCGCATACCGGCACTATCCCCGGAAGGAGGGTTATGGCAACGCCTACAAAGGTTTCAGCAGTAGCTGAGATCACTAACGATTTCAAGGAATCGAACGCCGCTGTCCTGACCGAATACCGCGGGCTCACCGTTGCACAGCTCAAGCAGCTGCGTGTTTCTCTCGGCCAGGACACCAAGTTCTCGGTCGTCAAGAACACCCTGACCGCCATTGCAGCCAAGGAAGCTGGTGTCGAAGCATTCAACGACCAGCTCTCCGGCCCTACTGCAATCGCGTTCATCAAGGGTGACGCAGTTGCCGCTGCCAAGAGCCTGACGGATTTTGCCAAGGCCAACAAGCAGCTGGTCATCAAGACCGGTTACTTCGAGGGCAAGGCACTGAACGCGAGCGAAGTCGCTGCCCTGGCAGCACTCGAGTCCCGCGAGCTGCAGCTCGCCAAGGTTGCAGGCATCCTCAAGGCTCCTGCTGCCGCCGCTGCGCGCACGATTGACGCGCTGCGCCTCAAGCTTGAAGAAGAGAACGGTGCACCGGCAGCTGCCGAGGCTCCCGCCGCTGAAGAAGCTCCGGCCGCAGACGAAGCCCCCGAAGCAGCTGCAGAGGCTCCCGCCGATGCACCCGCTGCCGAAGAGAACTAGTTTCTCTTCACCCACCAGACTCCGGTGTGAAGGCAATGGCCCAGGCCGCCAAGCACCACCTATAGGAAGGACGCCACACCATGGCGAAGCTCACCAACGAAGAGCTCATTGAAGCTTTCAAGGAACTGACCATCATCGAGCTCTCCGAGTTTGTCAAGCTCTTCGAAGAGACCTTCGAAGTTACTGCAGCTGCAGTTGCTGTTGCTGGCCCCGCCGGTGGCGGCGCCGCTGAAGAAGCTGAAGAGCAGACCGAATTCGACGTTATCCTCGAGCACGCTGGCGAGAAGAAGATCGCAGTGATCAAGGAAGTTCGCGCCATCACTTCCCTGGGTCTCAAGGAAGCTAAGGACGTTGTTGACAGCGCTCCGAAGGCTGTTCTCGAAGGCGTCACCAAGGAAGCTGCCGAAAAGGCAGTGGAGCAGCTCCAGGCTGCCGGCGCAACCGTTACCCTCAAGTAACTCACGCCGCTTCACGGAAAACCCCGTCCACTTCGGTGGGCGGGGTTTTCCTGCATTTAACCCAAGTAGGTCGCACTAACTGTCGCTATGAGCGCTCATAACGACAGTTAGTGCGACCTACTTGCGTGTGGTGCCTAGTTTGGTTCGGAGATATCGGCGACGACGGCGCCCAGTGCTGCGGTGAGCGCGTCGGCGTCCACAAACGCGCTGTAGCCGTGTTCGCCGGCGCCCATGGAGATCCGGCGGCCGGCAATGGTGGCGTCCGCGTACACCGGCCACGCGGTGGTGCTGCCGAGCGGGGTGATGGTTCCACGTTCGTAGCCGGTCGCACCAAGCGCCACGTCCGCGGGCGGCAACGAGAGTTTGTTGACGCCCACCAGGGTCCGCAGTTTTGGCCAGGAGATCTGCCGGTCGCCCGGAATCAGCGCGAACAGGAACGTCCCGTCCTTGTGCTTGACCACCAGGGACTTCACGATGTCCGCGGGCGTGATGCCCAGAATCCCGGCAGCCTCCTCGAGGCTCCGCGCGGCCAGCCGCTCCACCAGCTGCACGTCCAAGCCGCGCGTGGCGGCGTCAGCAAGGAAGCGCTGACGTCCGACGGCGGCGCTTCCGTCGCCCGCCTGTCCCGCCATCAGTCCCTGCCCGCCATCAGTCGCGGTACAGCAGGAGCGCTTCGCCCTGACCGCCGCCGCCGCACAGGGAGACCGCGGCCTTGCCGCTGCCCCGCCGTTTGAGTTCATGGGCCGCATGCAGCGCCAACCGCGCACCGGACGCCCCGATCGGGTGGCCCAGGGCAATGGCGCCGCCGTGGATGTTGCACTTCTCCAGGGGGTAGTCCAGGTCCTTCAGCGACTGCACCGCGACCGAACCGAACGCTTCGTTAATTTCGATGAAGTCCAGGTCTGCGGTGCTCCATTCCGCCCGCTGCAGTGCGTTCATGATGGCGTGGGACGGCTGCGAATGCAGGGAATTGTCCGGACCGGCAACCTGTCCGGGCTTTCCCACCACAGCCAGGTATTCCAGGCCGTTCTCCTCCGCGAACCGGCGCGATGTCAGCACGAGTGCGGAGGCGCCGTCGGACAGGGGAGAGGAGTTGCCGGCGGTGATGGTTCCGTCGCTGACAAAAGCTGCCCGGAGCCCGGCCAAGGACTCGATGGACGTGTTGGGCCGTACCCCTTCATCGGTGGAGACAACGATGGGATCTCCCTTGCGCTGCTTGACGCTGATGGGCGCGATCTCGTCGTCGAAGACGCCGTTCTTCGCCGCCAGCGCCGCACGCTGGTGCGAGTGGGCGGCCACGTTGTCCTGCGAAGTCCGGTCAATGCCGAGAGCCAGGTTCTTGGTCTCGGTGGACAGGCCCATGGACTGGCCGTCGAACGCATCCGTGAGGCCGTCGTGCGCCGCAACATCCAGCGCCTGGATGGCGCCATAGGTCCAGCCCTGGCGCGAACCCGGCAGCAGGTGGGGCGCACGGGTCATGGATTCCTGGCCGCCGGCCACCACCACGGTGGCGTCGCCGCTGCGGATCATCCTGGCGGCGTCGATCACCGCGGTCAGCCCGGACAGGCACACCTTGTTGATGGTGACCGTGGGAACGTTCCAGCCGATTCCCGCTCCGATGGCGCTCTGGCGTGCGGGGTTCTGTCCGGCGCCGGCCTGCAGTACCTGGCCCATGATGACGGCGTCCACCTGGCCGGCGTCCACGCCGCTCGCTGCAATCGCGGACCTGATCGCGTGCGCTCCCAGTTCGACGGCGGTGAAGCTCGCCAGTTGCCCGTTGAGCCGGCCCTGCGGGGTGCGTGCACCGGCCAGGATGACCACGTCAGTGTTGTCGTTGGAGTTGCCCATTGTGATCTCTTCCGCTCTGAATCGATGTACTTCCAAGGCTACCGTGAGGCATGTCACCTATTTATCCAAACGCCGCAGGGGTGCCGATGATTCCAACCGTGCCGGCCGTGGCCACCAGGGGAGAACTACCCATCCGCCGGTTGTGTGCGAGGTCGCGGTGGTGCGTAGGGTGGACGGCGAAGACGAAAGCAACAGAGCAACGCTAAACAGGGAGCAGCAGCATCTTGAAGAAAATCCTCGCCGCAGCAGCCATGGCCAGCCTCGCCGGACTCACCGCCTGCAGCGTTGCCACTCCTGCGCCGGACAGCACTTCATCCACAGCGGCCCCCACTGCGTCCACGTCCGCACCGTCCACCGCGTCGCCGTCGCGCTCTTCCAGTCCGTCAGCAGCGCCCCAGGCCGGAGGTGTTAAGGGAGCCTGCGAGACGTTCAACTCGCTCTACGCCGACTACAAGGCCATCCAGGACGATTCCAACGCCTACGAGGACATCTACTTTGCCGCGCAGGACGCCAAGGACACGGTGTCGGGGAACCTGGAGGGACTGTTTACTTCGCTCAGCGTTCTCGCGCTTGACCACTCCGCGGCCGCGAAAAAGGGCGGCGAGCCGGAGCAGGCTTCCAAGGATGGCGTGCGTGATGCTGTCTTCGCAAACGCCCAGGCCTGCACGGCTGAGGACGTTACGCTCCGGCTCTGATGCCGCTTCCGGCATCAAAAAATCAGTGCTTGCAATAAGTCCGGTTGTGGGGTAGACACGTAATTGGTTTTGCCGTATCGTAGATATTTGCGTCTTCCCTGTTTACCTTCAGCCTTCATATAGCGGTGGGCTTTGCCTGGCAGCTGACCATCAACGTGCCGTCAACAACGTCATTGTATGGAAAGCCCCGGCCCGGGTCATATAGCGGAACCGGATGGTAGCACTGCGGAGTCATTCCGCAGGGTGCACAGCGGGGGAGATCTGAAAACGCCTGAAGGTCTGTGGAAGGATCCCTCTTGGTCGCCTCGAGCACCTCTAATAACGAAACCGCTAACACCGCCGACAGCACTGATGGTGCCACTCGCCGGCTCTCATTCGCAAAGATTCACGAACCGCTGGACGTTCCGAATCTCCTTGCCCTGCAGACGGACAGCTTCGACTGGCTGGTCGGAAACGAACGCTGGCAGGCGCGCGTAGCGAAGGCCGTCGAAGAAAACGATCTCAGCGTCGCCACCTCGTCCGGACTGTCGGACATCTTTGAAGAGATCTCCCCGATCGAGGACTTCCAGGGCACCATGTCCCTGAGCTTCTCCGATCCGGAGTTCGCTGACCCGAAGTACACCATGGCCGAGTGCAAGGACCGGGACGCAACGTACTCGGCGCCGCTGTACGTCAAGGCCGAGTTCATGAACAACAACACGGGCGAAATCAAGCAGCAGACCGTGTTCATGGGCGACTTCCCCCTCATGACGGAGAAGGGCACCTTCGTCGTCAACGGCACCGAGCGTGTGGTCGTCTCCCAGCTGGTCCGTTCACCGGGCGCCTACTTTGAGCGCACCGCCGACAAGACCAGTGACAAGGACATCTTCACTGCCAAGATCATCCCGTCCCGCGGTGCATGGTTTGAACTCGAGATCGACAAGCGCGACCAGGTCGGCGTTCGCCTCGACCGCAAGCGCAAGCAGTCCGTCACCGTTCTGCTGAAGGCCCTCGGCTGGACCGAAGGCCAGATCCTCGAAGAGTTCGGCCAGTACGACTCCATGCGCGCAACGCTGGAGAAGGACGCCACCGAGACCCGCGAAGACGCGTTGCTGGACATCTACCGGAAGCTGCGACCGGGCGAGCCGCCCACAGTCGAGGCTGCCCAGTCCCTCCTGGACAACCTGTACTTCAACTCCAAGCGCTACGATCTGGCCAAGGTTGGCCGATACAAGATCAACCGCAAGCTTGGCATCGACCGCTCCCTTGGCGACAAGGAAGCTTCGGTCCTGCACGTTGAAGACATCGTGGCCATGATCAAGTTCCTGGTTGCCCTGCACGCCGGCGAGAAGACCCTCACGGGCAAGCGCGACGGCCAGGACCACGAGCTGCGCGTTGAGATCGATGACATCGACCACTTCGGCAACCGTCGTATCCGCGCCGTCGGCGAGCTCATCGAGAACCAGGTCCGCACCGGCCTGTCCCGTATGGAGCGCGTTGTCCGCGAGCGGATGACCACCCAGGACGTCGAGGCCATCACGCCGCAGACACTGATCAACATCCGCCCTGTCGTTGCAGCCATCAAGGAGTTCTTCGGAACTTCCCAGCTGTCGCAGTTCATGGACCAGAACAACCCGCTGTCGGGTCTGACCCACAAGCGCCGTCTGTCCGCGCTTGGCCCGGGTGGTCTGTCCCGTGACCGCGCAGGCATGGAAGTTCGAGACGTTCACCCGTCCCACTACGGACGTATGTGCCCCATCGAAACCCCTGAAGGCCCGAACATTGGTCTGATCGGTTCGCTGGCATCCTACGGCCGCATCAACCCGTTCGGCTTCATCGAGACTCCTTACCGTCTCGTCGCTGAAGGCGTTGTCTCCGATGAAGTCCAGTACCTCACGGCCGACGACGAGGCAGAGGTCCTGATCGCACAGGCCAACGCTCCGCTGGATGAGAACAAGAAGTTCGCCGAAGAGACCGTCCTGGTCCGCGCCCGTGGTGGTGGAGGCGAGCCTGTGCTCGTTCCCGCCGGCGAGGTCGAGTTCATGGACGTTTCCCCGCGCCAGATGGTGTCCGTGGCTACGGCCCTGATCCCGTTCCTCGAGCATGACGATGCTAACCGCGCACTCATGGGTGCCAACATGCAGCGCCAGGCCGTGCCGCTGGTCCGTTCCGAGGCCCCGTTCGTGGGTACCGGCATGGAGCGCGCCGCAGCCGTCGACGCCGGTGATGTCACCATTGCGAAGAAGGCCGGTGTGGTTACCGAGGTCTCCGCTGAGCTCGTCATCATGCTCAACGACGACGGTACGGAAACTAACTACCGCATCAACAAGTTCGCACGCTCCAACCAGGGCAACTGCTACAACAACCGTGTCCTGGTGAACGAAGGCCAGCGCCTCGAGGTCGGCGGCATCATCGCCGACGGTCCGGCAACGGACCAGGGCGAACTCGCCCTCGGTAAGAACCTGCTCGTGGCATTCATGTCATGGGAAGGCCACAACTTCGAGGACGCCATCATCCTCTCGCAGCGCATTGTTGCCGAGGACGTCCTTTCCTCCATCCACATCGAGGAGCACGAGATCGATGCCCGCGACACCAAGCTTGGTGCCGAGGAAATCACCCGTGACATCCCCAACGTGTCCGAGGAAGTCCTGGCAGGCCTGGACGAGCGCGGCATCATCCACATCGGTGCCGAAGTTGAAGCCGGCGACATCCTGGTCGGAAAGGTCACCCCGAAGGGTGAAACCGAGCTGACCCCGGAAGAGCGCCTGCTGCGCGCCATCTTCGGTGAGAAGTCCCGCGAAGTGCGCGACACCTCTTTGAAGGTTCCGCACGGCGAGTCCGGCACCGTCATCGGCGTCCGAGTCTTTGACCGCGACAACGACGACGAACTGCCCCCGGGCGTGAACCAGCTGGTGCGTGTCTACGTGGCCGCCAAGCGCAAGATCACCGACGGCGACAAGCTCGCCGGCCGTCACGGCAACAAGGGTGTTATCTCCAAGATCCTCCCGATCGAGGACATGCCCTTCCTTGCCGACGGTACCCCCGTTGATATCGTCCTGAACCCGCTGGGTGTTCCGGGCCGTATGAACGTCGGCCAGGTGCTGGAAACGCACCTCGGCTGGGTTGCCAAGACCGGTTGGAAGATCGAAGGCGAGCCCGAGTGGATGAAGCAGCTGCCGAACCTGCCGCGCGAGAGTGGCCAGACCACTGTTGCAACGCCGGTGTTCGACGGCGCCCGTGAAGAGGAAATCACGGGTCTGCTCGACTCCACCAACGTCACCCGCGACGGCGACCGCCTGATCAACTCCTCAGGCAAGACCCGCCTCTTCGACGGCCGCTCCGGCGAGCCGTTCCCGGATCCGATCTCGGTCGGCTACATGTACATCCTGAAGCTCCACCACCTGGTGGACGACAAGATCCACGCCCGTTCCACTGGCCCGTACTCCATGATCACGCAGCAGCCGCTGGGTGGTAAGGCACAGTTCGGTGGCCAGCGCTTCGGTGAGATGGAAGTGTGGGCGCTGGAAGCTTATGGCGCCGCGTACACGCTCCAGGAACTCCTCACCATCAAGTCGGATGATATCCACGGTCGTGTCAAGGTCTACGAAGCAATCGTCAAGGGCGAGAACATCCCCGAGCCGGGCGTTCCTGAGTCCTTCAAGGTCTTGATCAAGGAAATGCAGTCGCTGTGCCTGAACGTGGAAGTACTCTCCACGGACGGAACCACAATTGAAATGCGTGACTCTGATGACGCAGTCTTCACGGCTGCGGAAGAACTGGGCATCGATCTGTCTCGTGCAGAGCCCAGTTCCGTAGAAGAGGTTTAGCAGGGGACTTACGACGGCGGGTTCGCACCCGCCGTCGTAAGTCACCTCCCTCTTCCCGTAACCGGGGCAACCGGTGGTCGAGCTTGTCGAGACCCAGGTGCCCTCAAGACTTCAGAATTTAGAGAACAAGAGAGAACAGGGACCATATGTCCAGCGAATCCTCCTTCGGCCTCATGCAGATCGGCCTCGCCACCGCGGATGACATCCGTGGCTGGTCTTACGGCGAGGTTAAGAAGCCGGAAACCATCAACTACCGCACGCTCAAGCCCGAGAAGGACGGCCTCTTCTGCGAGAAGATCTTCGGCCCTTCCCGTGACTGGGAATGCTACTGCGGTAAGTACAAGCGTGTGCGCTTCAAGGGCATCATTTGCGAGCGGTGTGGCGTTGAAGTCACCCGTGCGAAGGTCCGCCGTGAGCGCATGGGCCACATCGAGCTCGCCGCCCCGGTCACGCACATCTGGTACTTCAAGGGTGTTCCGTCCCGCCTGGGCTACCTCCTTGACCTGGCACCGAAGGACCTCGAAAAGGTCATCTACTTCGCTGCCTACATGATCACCAGCGTCGACGCCGACAGCCGCCACGAGGAACTGCCCAACCTGCAGGTTGAGCACGACATCGAGAAGAAGCAGCTGATCGACAACCGCGACTCCGACATCGCCACGATCGCCCGTGACCTCGAAAACGAGATCGCGCGCCTCGAAGGTGAAGGTGCCAAGGCTGCCGACAAGAAGAAGGCCCGCGACTCCGCGGACCGTCAGATGGCCAACGTGCGTAAGCGTGCCGACGCCGAGATCGAGCGCCTCGAGCAGGTCTGGGACCGTTTCAAGAACCTGAAGGTCGCAGACCTCGAAGGCGACGAAGGCCTCTACCGCGAGCTGCGCGACCGCTACGGCATGTACTTCGAAGGCTCCATGGGTGCCGAAGCGATCAAGAAGCGTCTTGAGAACTTCGACATGCAGGCCGAGTCTGACCTGCTGCGCGACATCATTGCCAACGGCAAGGGCCAGCGTAAGACCCGCGCCCTGAAGCGCCTGAAGGTGGTCAACGCGTTCCTGACCACCAACAACAGCCCGCTCGGCATGGTGCTGGACGCTGTCCCGGTGATCCCGCCGGAACTGCGCCCGATGGTCCAGCTGGACGGTGGCCGCTTCGCGACCTCCGACCTCAACGACCTCTACCGTCGTGTGATCAACCGCAACAACCGCCTCAAGCGCCTGCTTGACCTCGGTGCCCCGGAGATCATCGTCAACAACGAGAAGCGCATGCTTCAGGAAGCTGTTGACAGCCTCTTCGACAACGGCCGTCGCGGCCGTCCGGTCACCGGTCCTGGCAACCGTCCGCTGAAGTCCCTGAGCGACATGCTCAAGGGCAAGCAGGGCCGTTTCCGCCAGAACCTCCTCGGCAAGCGCGTTGACTACTCCGGCCGTTCGGTCATCGTCGTCGGCCCGCAGCTGAAGCTGCACCAGTGTGGTCTGCCCAAGCAGATGGCACTGGAGCTCTTCAAGCCGTTCGTGATGAAGCGCCTGGTTGACCTCAACCACGCACAGAACATCAAGTCGGCCAAGCGCATGGTTGAGCGTTACCGTCCGCAGGTCTGGGACGTGCTGGAAGAGATCATCACCGAACACCCGGTGCTGCTCAACCGTGCACCTACCCTGCACCGCCTTGGCATCCAGGCGTTCGAACCGCAGCTTGTTGAAGGTAAGGCAATCCAGCTCCACCCGCTGGTTTGTGGCGCCTTCAACGCTGACTTCGACGGCGACCAGATGGCAGTCCACCTGCCGCTGAGCCCCGAGGCCCAGGCTGAGGCGCGCATCCTGATGCTGTCCTCGAACAACATCCTGAAGCCGTCCGACGGCCGTCCGGTCACCCTGCCTTCGCAGGATATGATCATCGGTCTTTACCACCTGACCACCAAGCGTGTCGGTTCAGCTGGCGAAGGCCGCGTCTTCTCCTCGGTTGCCGAAGCCATCATGGCCTACGACCTCCGCGAGCTGCACCTGAACTCGCAGGTCCGGATCCGTCTCGAAGGCTTCGTTCCGTACGCCGGCTGGGAAGCTCCGGAAGGCTGGGAAGCCGGCCAGCCGGTAATCGTCCAGACCTCCCTGGGGCAGGTCATCTTCAACCAGACGCTGCCGGCGGATTACCCGTGGGTTGAGAACGTTGCGGACAAGGGCGAACTGTCCACGATCGTCAACGATCTCGCCGAGCGCTACCCGAAGGTGGTCACGGCGGCAACGCTGGACAACCTGAAGGACGCCGGTTTCTACTGGGCCACCCGCTCGGGCGTTACCGTCGCCATCTCGGACATCGAGGTACCCAAGGACAAGCCGCGGATCCTCGCCGGCTACGAAACCATGGCTGCCAAGATCCAGGGCCAGTACGACAAGGGCCTGATCGACGACGACGAGCGTCGCCAGGAACTGATCGAGATCTGGAACAAGGCAACCAACGAGATCGCCCAGGTTATGCGTGACAACCTGTCGCCGATGAACACCATCAACCGCATGGTGTCCTCCGGTGCACGTGGTAACTGGATGCAGGTCCGTCAGATCGCGGGTATCCGTGGCCTGGTGGCCAACCCTAAGGGTGAAATCATCCCGCGTCCCATCAAGTCCTCGTACCGCGAGGGCCTGTCGGTGCTGGAATACTTCATCGCCACGCACGGTGCCCGTAAGGGTCTGGCTGACACCGCGCTGCGTACCGCCAACTCGGGTTACCTGACCCGTCGTCTGGTGGACGTGTCGCAGGACGTCATCGTCCGCGAAGAGGACTGCGGCACCGAGCGCGGCCTGGTCACGGCAATCGCCGTGCCGGACGCCAA from Pseudarthrobacter sp. SSS035 carries:
- the rpoB gene encoding DNA-directed RNA polymerase subunit beta; translation: MVASSTSNNETANTADSTDGATRRLSFAKIHEPLDVPNLLALQTDSFDWLVGNERWQARVAKAVEENDLSVATSSGLSDIFEEISPIEDFQGTMSLSFSDPEFADPKYTMAECKDRDATYSAPLYVKAEFMNNNTGEIKQQTVFMGDFPLMTEKGTFVVNGTERVVVSQLVRSPGAYFERTADKTSDKDIFTAKIIPSRGAWFELEIDKRDQVGVRLDRKRKQSVTVLLKALGWTEGQILEEFGQYDSMRATLEKDATETREDALLDIYRKLRPGEPPTVEAAQSLLDNLYFNSKRYDLAKVGRYKINRKLGIDRSLGDKEASVLHVEDIVAMIKFLVALHAGEKTLTGKRDGQDHELRVEIDDIDHFGNRRIRAVGELIENQVRTGLSRMERVVRERMTTQDVEAITPQTLINIRPVVAAIKEFFGTSQLSQFMDQNNPLSGLTHKRRLSALGPGGLSRDRAGMEVRDVHPSHYGRMCPIETPEGPNIGLIGSLASYGRINPFGFIETPYRLVAEGVVSDEVQYLTADDEAEVLIAQANAPLDENKKFAEETVLVRARGGGGEPVLVPAGEVEFMDVSPRQMVSVATALIPFLEHDDANRALMGANMQRQAVPLVRSEAPFVGTGMERAAAVDAGDVTIAKKAGVVTEVSAELVIMLNDDGTETNYRINKFARSNQGNCYNNRVLVNEGQRLEVGGIIADGPATDQGELALGKNLLVAFMSWEGHNFEDAIILSQRIVAEDVLSSIHIEEHEIDARDTKLGAEEITRDIPNVSEEVLAGLDERGIIHIGAEVEAGDILVGKVTPKGETELTPEERLLRAIFGEKSREVRDTSLKVPHGESGTVIGVRVFDRDNDDELPPGVNQLVRVYVAAKRKITDGDKLAGRHGNKGVISKILPIEDMPFLADGTPVDIVLNPLGVPGRMNVGQVLETHLGWVAKTGWKIEGEPEWMKQLPNLPRESGQTTVATPVFDGAREEEITGLLDSTNVTRDGDRLINSSGKTRLFDGRSGEPFPDPISVGYMYILKLHHLVDDKIHARSTGPYSMITQQPLGGKAQFGGQRFGEMEVWALEAYGAAYTLQELLTIKSDDIHGRVKVYEAIVKGENIPEPGVPESFKVLIKEMQSLCLNVEVLSTDGTTIEMRDSDDAVFTAAEELGIDLSRAEPSSVEEV
- a CDS encoding DNA-directed RNA polymerase subunit beta': MSSESSFGLMQIGLATADDIRGWSYGEVKKPETINYRTLKPEKDGLFCEKIFGPSRDWECYCGKYKRVRFKGIICERCGVEVTRAKVRRERMGHIELAAPVTHIWYFKGVPSRLGYLLDLAPKDLEKVIYFAAYMITSVDADSRHEELPNLQVEHDIEKKQLIDNRDSDIATIARDLENEIARLEGEGAKAADKKKARDSADRQMANVRKRADAEIERLEQVWDRFKNLKVADLEGDEGLYRELRDRYGMYFEGSMGAEAIKKRLENFDMQAESDLLRDIIANGKGQRKTRALKRLKVVNAFLTTNNSPLGMVLDAVPVIPPELRPMVQLDGGRFATSDLNDLYRRVINRNNRLKRLLDLGAPEIIVNNEKRMLQEAVDSLFDNGRRGRPVTGPGNRPLKSLSDMLKGKQGRFRQNLLGKRVDYSGRSVIVVGPQLKLHQCGLPKQMALELFKPFVMKRLVDLNHAQNIKSAKRMVERYRPQVWDVLEEIITEHPVLLNRAPTLHRLGIQAFEPQLVEGKAIQLHPLVCGAFNADFDGDQMAVHLPLSPEAQAEARILMLSSNNILKPSDGRPVTLPSQDMIIGLYHLTTKRVGSAGEGRVFSSVAEAIMAYDLRELHLNSQVRIRLEGFVPYAGWEAPEGWEAGQPVIVQTSLGQVIFNQTLPADYPWVENVADKGELSTIVNDLAERYPKVVTAATLDNLKDAGFYWATRSGVTVAISDIEVPKDKPRILAGYETMAAKIQGQYDKGLIDDDERRQELIEIWNKATNEIAQVMRDNLSPMNTINRMVSSGARGNWMQVRQIAGIRGLVANPKGEIIPRPIKSSYREGLSVLEYFIATHGARKGLADTALRTANSGYLTRRLVDVSQDVIVREEDCGTERGLVTAIAVPDANGELVLDENVENSAYARTLAVDVVDSKGNVLAAGGTDCGDVVIAELFAAGITEVKVRSVLTCESSVGTCALCYGRSLATGKTVDIGEAVGIIAAQSIGEPGTQLTMRTFHTGGAVSASGGDDITQGLPRIQELFEARTPKGVAPIAEAAGRIAIEESERQMRLVITPDDGSEEIAYPVLRRSRLLIEDGEHVTVGQKLINGPVDPKQVLRIMGPRAAQKFLVDEVQGVYRSQGIGIHDKHVEVIVRQMLRRVTVIESGESDLLPGELAERSRFEEANRRVVSEGKTPASGRPELMGITKASLATESWLSAASFQETTRVLTQAAMEGKSDPLLGLKENVIIGKLIPAGTGLPRYTEVTVEPTEEAKANLFTGPSAFSDFSYDSLGGDGAPEFHAIPLDDYDLGNDFR